Genomic DNA from Planctomycetaceae bacterium:
TCAAAGGCCAGGAAATGGCCAAACGAGCCGTCACGGTCGCCGCGGCGGGAGCTCACCACATTCTGCTGATCGGAAGTCCGGGGACCGGCAAGACACTTCTGTCGCAGCGCATCTGCACGATCCTTCCCGAACTGGAACCGGAAGAGAGCCTGGAAACAACTCGCATCTACAGCGCCGTCGCAATGCTGGAACCCGGCCAGCCGCTGTTGCTGAGACGTCCGTTTCGGTCGCCGCATCACACGATCAGCGAAGCCGGCCTGGTCGGCGGCGGCAGCATTCCTCAGCCGGGAGAAATCAGCCTCGCTCACCACGGCATTCTGTTTCTGGACGAACTGCCGGAGTTCAACCGCCGCACTCTGGAAGTCATGCGGCAGCCGCTGGAAGATCAGTGCGTGACGATTTCGCGAGCGATGGGCAGCGTGACGTTTCCCGCCAACCTGATGCTGGTCGCGGCGATGAACCCGTGTCCGTGCGGCTTTCGAGCCGACCCGAAGCGACAATGCACATGCAATCCGCTGCAGGTCGAACGCTACCTGAGCCGCATCAGCGGGCCGCTGCTGGATCGCATCGACATTCACATCGAAGTGCCGCCCGTGCCGTTTCGCGAACTGTCCGACTCCACGGAAGGCACATCCAGCGCGACGATGCGGGAACAGGTCGAGTCCGCTCGCCAGCGCCAGGCCGCTCGCTTCAAATCGTCAGGAACGCGAGTCAACGGCAAGATGAAACCACCGCAAATTCGAAAGTTCTGCAAGGTGGCCGGCGAAGCCGAACAGATGCTGAAAGCGGCGATGGAGGAAACCGGTCTGTCGGCTCGCGCACACGACAAGATCCTCCGCATCGCTCGCACGATCGCCGACCTGGACGACAGCGAACACATCCAGGCTGGTCATCTCAGCGAAGCGATCAACTATCGCACGCTGGATCGCAACTACTGGCAGCAGTAATGATTGTCGAAGGAATCCTAACCAGCGTCGACAGCGCCGGCACGCTCAACGTCGCTCCCATGGGACCGATCGTGCATGGCGATTTTGAACGACTGACATTGCGTCCGTTTCAGACATCGACAACATTTCGCAACCTGATCGAAACCGGTTGCGGCGTGTTTCATGTCGTGGACCGCGTTGACCTGATCGCGAAGGCAGCGATCGGACGACTGGACGAAAATCCGCCCACCGAACCCGCTCGCGCGGTCAACGGCCGAGTACTGCAAGACTGCTGCAGGTGGTTTGAATTCCGCATCACGGACCGCGACCTGTCCGACCAGCGTTCGGTGCTGCACGCCGAGATCGTTCATTCACAGCAGCGCCGCCCGTTCTTCGGCTTCAACCGAGCTCGCCATGCGGTGATCGAAGCAGCGATCCTTGCAACTCGAATTCATCTGACAGGAACCGAACCGGTGCTGACCGCGTTCGAAACGCTGCACTCAGCGGTCGACAAGACCGGCGGCGAAGAAGAACGTCAGGCTTTCGAGTTGCTGCAAGATTACGTCACCCACTGGTCGAACTCGCAGCATCCAGGTGCATGTCAGGATGCCAAAGCCATTTTTCAGCCACCGGAACCGGAAGGTCTCCAACGCATCAGCGACTCCGAGCAAAAGCACGAGGTCTGAATGCCGCTGTTCATCGTCGGATTGCGGATCGCAGACCGGCGAGCCACACTGAGTGACGAAGCCGCTCGATGCTTGTCACATTGCATCAGAAATCAACCGGCGCGCCAGGTACAGTGCGCTGGCCCTTGTGTTTTGATGTGTGGCACTGGCTGTGCCGGTGCGTTCGCGATGCTGAAACCACCCGCACAGCCAGTGCCACACAACTCTTCCAACCAGTGCTGACAAGGCACCAGGCGAATTCCCTCCGTTTCTGCCGCCCGAAACAACCCGGGACTCTCGACACCAGGACGAGGAGCGTCGAATGGCCACGTTGCTGCGAGACCCTGTACGGGCACCCGTTCCGAGGATGTTCCGAACGCACCGTCATCGCTCACCGGCGGCTTGCAGATAGCCGAGTGATTCCAGGAACATGTCCAGTTCACGGAGGGTTCGGTAGTAATCCTGAGTCGCGGCGGCCCGTTGCTGGCCCTGCCCGCGGCCGGGATTGAAGAAGCCGTGAGGACGGCCTTCGTAGGCTTTCAGTTCGCAGCGATTTCCGGCGGCTGTCATGCGGTCGCGAAACAGTTCGACGGAAGCAAACGGCACCGCTTCGTCGTTCGTTCCGTGAAAGATGATCGTCGGCGGCAGGCCGGATCTCACAAACCCGATGGGCGAGATTTCTTCCGGGCGTCCGTCCGCTCGTTCGCGAATGGATGCCGCCTTGTCCGGTGGAAACAGGTTCTCTGCGCCTTCGATCGGAGCCAGTGCCACGGCGGGATTGAACAGCACCAGTGCGTCC
This window encodes:
- a CDS encoding DUF447 family protein, producing MIVEGILTSVDSAGTLNVAPMGPIVHGDFERLTLRPFQTSTTFRNLIETGCGVFHVVDRVDLIAKAAIGRLDENPPTEPARAVNGRVLQDCCRWFEFRITDRDLSDQRSVLHAEIVHSQQRRPFFGFNRARHAVIEAAILATRIHLTGTEPVLTAFETLHSAVDKTGGEEERQAFELLQDYVTHWSNSQHPGACQDAKAIFQPPEPEGLQRISDSEQKHEV
- a CDS encoding YifB family Mg chelatase-like AAA ATPase, with amino-acid sequence MLSRLATYTLLGIEARSVEVDVDISPGALPKTILVGLAEAAVKESTHRIERALVNSGYGRPMDRVVINLSPADLPKDAASLDLPIALGLLISDGQIEPDPDIKAVYVGELALDGSLRPVKGALSMALAARAAGKTHIVVPTANAMEAAVVDGIDVISVGMLAEAVGFLTGQLPLEPVVFSWDHARTSFGRYDIDYVDVKGQEMAKRAVTVAAAGAHHILLIGSPGTGKTLLSQRICTILPELEPEESLETTRIYSAVAMLEPGQPLLLRRPFRSPHHTISEAGLVGGGSIPQPGEISLAHHGILFLDELPEFNRRTLEVMRQPLEDQCVTISRAMGSVTFPANLMLVAAMNPCPCGFRADPKRQCTCNPLQVERYLSRISGPLLDRIDIHIEVPPVPFRELSDSTEGTSSATMREQVESARQRQAARFKSSGTRVNGKMKPPQIRKFCKVAGEAEQMLKAAMEETGLSARAHDKILRIARTIADLDDSEHIQAGHLSEAINYRTLDRNYWQQ